A stretch of the Chlamydia pecorum E58 genome encodes the following:
- the dsbH gene encoding disulfide reductase DsbH encodes MKYLLRMNIVRMFWVLVLPCVFLQSSQAISAESKHYFCSKDNQYCFNWESYKDAKHQSQLDGKPICLYFTGSDWCVWCEKMEEEILSSSAFVNFATKHLHMVKIDFPKSPNQKHLEPNRYELKKSYDVLGFPTMVFINADGEELARSGFEYGGGEAFVKKLKAALGIHS; translated from the coding sequence ATGAAATATTTATTGCGGATGAATATTGTGAGAATGTTTTGGGTTTTGGTATTGCCATGTGTCTTCTTACAAAGTTCTCAAGCGATATCTGCGGAATCAAAGCATTATTTTTGTTCAAAAGATAATCAGTACTGTTTTAATTGGGAGTCCTATAAGGATGCCAAACATCAGTCTCAATTGGATGGGAAGCCTATATGTTTGTATTTTACAGGATCTGACTGGTGTGTTTGGTGCGAGAAGATGGAAGAAGAGATTCTTTCAAGTAGTGCTTTTGTTAATTTTGCTACCAAGCATCTTCATATGGTTAAAATAGATTTTCCTAAATCACCAAATCAGAAACACCTAGAACCAAATCGATATGAATTGAAGAAAAGTTACGACGTATTAGGATTCCCTACAATGGTGTTTATTAATGCAGATGGGGAAGAGCTTGCAAGATCAGGATTTGAATATGGTGGTGGGGAAGCTTTCGTAAAAAAACTCAAAGCTGCTCTGGGAATACATTCTTAA
- the priA gene encoding primosomal protein N', which produces MGYTEPATFRLYAEVIVSSNINKVLDYGIPSHLEHVTEGTGVTVSLRGVKKIGIVHHVKTTTCCKRILPILGVINSEIKLSKDLLELLFWMNQYYFSPLGKTLRLFLPPIASTIVQPKQHYRVVLKKSKAKIRELLQQLQKNHQAQAAVLKVLLNSSSPPGLSSLMEQAKVSQSPINSLRKQGVLEIVNASTLTIQEKDLFFFPPEPKPLHPEQQDALSKITSSIKTSRFCTHLLYGITGSGKTEVYIRAIREARALGKSAILLVPEISLTIQTETLFKALFHQEVGILHHKLSDSDKNKVWREAAEGSIHIIIGPRSALFCPIKNLGLIIVDEEHDPAYKQNESSPCYHARDVAVMRGKLCNATVVLGSATPSLESYTNALSGKYTLSILSSKAAAAHPAKISLIDMNLEKEKTKSLFSQAALQKIDHRLALGEQTLIFFNRRGYHTNVSCVSCKHTLKCTHCDMILTFHKYANVLLCHLCNSSPKSPPHSCPKCKGVMTLQYRGSGTEKIERVLYQFFPQIRTIRIDSDTTKFKGSHETLLKQFATGKADVLIGTQMIAKGMHFPSVTLAIVLNGDSGLYIPDFRASEQVFQLITQVAGRSGRSYLPGEILIQTFLPDNATIRCAMNQDFPSFYQQELPGRKVCNYPPFIRLIRCIFMGNCPQLTWQETKRVHVLLEERLQDIAHLMQISPCGHFKIKDTFRYQFLIKSTHVLPVNKKLQEALILAKLSPKVKFMIDVDPTTTFF; this is translated from the coding sequence ATGGGCTATACTGAACCAGCAACCTTTCGCCTATACGCAGAAGTCATTGTAAGTTCCAACATTAATAAAGTTCTTGATTATGGCATCCCTTCGCACCTTGAACATGTTACCGAAGGAACTGGTGTAACTGTTTCTTTGCGTGGGGTAAAAAAGATCGGAATTGTCCATCATGTCAAAACCACTACATGCTGTAAACGCATCCTTCCTATTCTAGGAGTTATTAATTCAGAAATAAAGCTCTCAAAGGATCTTCTAGAGCTGTTATTTTGGATGAACCAATACTACTTCTCCCCTTTAGGAAAAACCTTGCGTTTATTTCTCCCCCCAATTGCTTCTACAATCGTCCAACCTAAGCAGCACTACCGCGTAGTTTTAAAAAAAAGTAAAGCCAAAATACGAGAACTCCTACAGCAACTTCAGAAGAACCATCAAGCTCAAGCTGCTGTCCTTAAAGTGTTGTTAAATAGTTCTTCTCCTCCAGGGCTATCTTCCCTTATGGAACAAGCAAAAGTTTCCCAGTCTCCTATAAATTCTTTGAGGAAACAGGGTGTCTTGGAAATTGTCAATGCTTCTACACTCACTATTCAGGAAAAAGATCTGTTCTTTTTCCCTCCTGAGCCCAAACCTCTTCATCCGGAGCAACAGGACGCCCTTTCTAAAATTACCTCTTCTATAAAAACTTCGCGGTTTTGCACGCATTTGCTCTATGGCATTACAGGAAGTGGAAAGACAGAGGTTTATATCCGAGCAATTCGTGAAGCTCGTGCTTTAGGGAAAAGTGCTATCCTTTTAGTCCCAGAAATTTCCCTCACTATACAGACAGAAACCCTATTCAAGGCCCTTTTCCATCAAGAAGTTGGCATTCTTCATCATAAACTTAGCGATAGTGACAAAAACAAAGTATGGAGAGAAGCTGCTGAGGGCTCCATTCACATCATTATCGGACCACGATCTGCATTGTTCTGTCCTATAAAAAATCTTGGGCTCATCATTGTAGATGAAGAGCATGACCCAGCCTATAAACAAAATGAAAGTTCCCCCTGCTACCATGCTCGAGATGTGGCTGTGATGCGAGGGAAGCTCTGCAATGCTACTGTGGTTCTCGGCAGTGCCACGCCAAGTTTAGAAAGTTATACAAACGCACTTTCTGGGAAGTATACTCTCTCAATACTATCTTCAAAAGCTGCAGCAGCGCATCCTGCCAAAATCTCTCTAATAGACATGAACTTGGAGAAAGAAAAAACCAAAAGTTTGTTTTCTCAAGCAGCGTTACAAAAAATTGATCACCGCTTAGCCCTAGGAGAGCAAACTCTTATCTTTTTCAATCGTCGAGGTTACCATACCAACGTCTCCTGCGTCTCGTGTAAGCACACGTTAAAATGCACACATTGTGACATGATCCTTACCTTTCATAAGTATGCTAACGTTCTTCTATGTCATCTTTGCAATTCTTCCCCTAAGAGCCCACCCCACTCCTGCCCTAAGTGCAAGGGAGTTATGACTTTACAATATCGCGGTTCGGGAACAGAAAAAATTGAGAGAGTCCTATACCAATTCTTCCCGCAGATTCGCACAATACGCATAGATTCAGATACGACAAAGTTTAAGGGAAGTCATGAAACCCTCCTGAAACAATTTGCAACAGGGAAAGCTGACGTCCTTATTGGGACACAAATGATCGCTAAAGGTATGCACTTTCCCTCTGTAACTCTTGCAATTGTCTTAAACGGAGACTCAGGCCTATACATCCCCGATTTCCGAGCTTCAGAACAAGTATTTCAACTCATCACACAGGTTGCAGGGAGATCCGGACGCAGCTATCTCCCCGGGGAGATCCTTATTCAAACCTTCCTCCCAGATAACGCTACAATCCGCTGCGCTATGAACCAGGATTTCCCCTCTTTTTACCAGCAGGAACTTCCCGGAAGAAAGGTATGCAATTATCCTCCTTTCATTCGGCTTATCCGCTGTATTTTTATGGGGAACTGCCCACAGCTTACCTGGCAAGAGACAAAACGGGTACATGTTCTTCTAGAAGAAAGACTTCAAGATATTGCTCATCTTATGCAAATCTCTCCTTGTGGGCACTTTAAAATCAAAGACACCTTCCGCTACCAATTTCTCATTAAAAGCACGCACGTTCTTCCCGTAAATAAAAAGCTTCAGGAAGCGTTAATTTTAGCTAAGCTCTCCCCAAAAGTGAAGTTCATGATTGACGTGGATCCCACAACAACGTTTTTCTAA
- a CDS encoding aminotransferase class I/II-fold pyridoxal phosphate-dependent enzyme: MVVKGIDFISNDFLGFARSSRLSQEVYRRYHEMSSQSQQEWLGAGGSRLMVGTSSIMQRLEEKIAAYHGVQDAFVVHSGYMANLGLCYHVASDHDVLLWDEYVHMSVKYSLCAAKGTCQAFRHNDVNHLETLLRHYRNCTSGRIFVFVCSVYSFTGTLAPLKEILPLVEKYNARLVVDEAHAIGIFGKGGRGLCYDLGYENIYASLVTFGKALGGMGAAILTSTEVKEDLLHNSPPLRYSTGLAPSVLVAIDVAYDFLSPLGDVARQQLGIVQQHFFQRYPDHTMGCVQPIYVETSVFDSMVAALQEQDIHVGVVSFMGTEPFIRVNLHAYNSIEEVDALIDALEPYLEKRCCGIHVNHELHFWGELS, from the coding sequence TTGGTCGTAAAAGGTATAGATTTTATCTCTAATGATTTTTTAGGTTTTGCACGTTCTTCTAGGCTAAGCCAAGAGGTCTATCGTCGTTATCACGAAATGTCTAGCCAATCTCAACAGGAATGGTTAGGAGCTGGAGGATCTCGGCTTATGGTAGGAACCTCTTCTATAATGCAGAGATTAGAAGAGAAGATAGCAGCATATCACGGAGTTCAAGATGCGTTTGTAGTGCATAGTGGGTACATGGCGAATCTTGGGCTGTGTTATCATGTGGCCTCAGATCACGATGTGCTCCTCTGGGACGAGTATGTCCATATGTCTGTAAAGTATAGTCTATGCGCAGCAAAGGGGACTTGCCAAGCCTTCCGTCATAATGATGTGAACCACTTGGAAACTCTTTTAAGGCATTATCGTAATTGTACTTCTGGGAGAATTTTTGTTTTTGTTTGTTCCGTATATTCTTTTACCGGAACTCTCGCTCCCCTTAAAGAGATTCTCCCCCTTGTAGAGAAGTATAATGCGCGGCTAGTTGTTGATGAAGCACATGCCATAGGGATCTTCGGGAAAGGGGGCCGGGGGTTATGCTATGATTTGGGATATGAGAATATCTATGCATCGTTAGTGACCTTCGGAAAAGCTTTAGGAGGAATGGGAGCGGCGATACTTACCTCTACAGAGGTAAAAGAAGATCTTCTACACAACTCTCCTCCGTTAAGGTACTCTACAGGATTAGCACCTAGTGTTTTAGTTGCAATAGATGTTGCTTACGACTTTCTCTCTCCCTTAGGAGATGTTGCTCGGCAGCAGTTGGGTATTGTGCAGCAGCATTTTTTCCAGCGCTATCCTGATCATACTATGGGTTGTGTGCAGCCTATATATGTAGAGACATCTGTATTTGATTCTATGGTGGCTGCACTGCAGGAGCAAGACATTCATGTAGGAGTAGTGTCGTTTATGGGTACGGAGCCTTTCATACGTGTGAACCTGCATGCATATAATTCTATTGAAGAGGTAGATGCTCTTATAGATGCCCTAGAGCCCTATTTAGAAAAACGTTGTTGTGGGATCCACGTCAATCATGAACTTCACTTTTGGGGAGAGCTTAGCTAA
- a CDS encoding AMP-binding protein, whose translation MQERWNTQNRNRDLWLRPGDSVLEVFLTLCAQLTTHTACFDEFLGALSYTEMHQAVIALAIKISQYPEQCVGIMMPSSIGAYIAYFAVLLSGKTPVMINWSQGLREIRICAEITNVQRVLTSVRLMEHLNQTHGILDYPFDLVYIEEMRKKISWWEKIRIKMYTKLSPARLMWVFGVKGMRKHDIAVILFTSGTEQFPKGVPLSHENLIENQKACLKFFNPNEKDVMMSFLPPFHAYGFNSCSLFPLLIGLPIVFASNPLNPKKSVELIDSMGVTLMGSTPIFFDYILKTAKKQETSLSSLRLVVLGGDTLKDSLRVETQLQHPHITLHQGYGATECSPVITITTETSPKVQACVGKQIEGMDILIISKETHVPVSSGESGMVAVRGSSVFSGYLQGDPHQGFILLGGEYWYLTGDIGYIGASGDLFLLGRLSRFVKIGGEMVSLEALECILRESLPGALMQEQITLAVCEVPEDKVKLCLFTTFPTTLHEVNDVLKNAETSNIVKISYVHQVEKIPLLGVGKPDYASLHALAISLFG comes from the coding sequence ATGCAAGAACGATGGAATACACAAAACAGAAATCGTGATTTGTGGTTGCGTCCAGGAGATTCTGTCTTGGAGGTTTTCCTAACGCTATGTGCTCAGTTAACTACACATACGGCATGTTTTGATGAGTTCCTTGGGGCACTGTCTTATACGGAAATGCATCAAGCTGTTATTGCTCTTGCGATCAAAATTTCCCAATATCCTGAGCAGTGTGTGGGGATTATGATGCCCTCATCTATAGGAGCATACATTGCATATTTCGCTGTGCTTTTATCAGGGAAAACTCCTGTGATGATTAATTGGAGTCAGGGGTTAAGAGAGATTCGTATTTGTGCAGAGATCACGAATGTGCAAAGGGTGCTTACCTCTGTACGGTTAATGGAGCACTTAAACCAAACCCATGGGATTTTGGATTATCCCTTTGATCTTGTGTATATTGAGGAGATGAGAAAAAAAATCTCTTGGTGGGAGAAGATCCGGATCAAGATGTATACTAAGCTTTCCCCGGCAAGATTAATGTGGGTATTTGGCGTTAAGGGGATGAGAAAACACGATATTGCAGTGATTTTGTTTACCTCAGGGACAGAGCAGTTTCCTAAGGGAGTCCCTCTTTCTCATGAGAACTTGATAGAAAACCAAAAAGCTTGTTTGAAGTTTTTCAACCCTAATGAGAAAGATGTCATGATGTCTTTCTTGCCTCCTTTCCATGCCTATGGATTTAACTCCTGTAGTCTCTTCCCCTTGCTTATAGGCCTCCCCATTGTATTTGCTTCGAACCCCTTAAATCCAAAAAAATCTGTAGAGTTGATAGATTCTATGGGGGTAACGTTGATGGGCTCCACGCCAATATTTTTTGACTACATTTTGAAAACAGCAAAAAAACAAGAAACTTCCTTAAGTTCTTTGCGCCTGGTTGTCTTGGGTGGAGATACATTGAAAGATAGCCTTCGAGTGGAAACACAACTGCAACATCCCCATATAACCTTGCATCAGGGCTATGGGGCGACAGAATGTTCTCCAGTCATTACGATTACTACAGAAACAAGTCCTAAGGTACAGGCATGTGTGGGGAAACAGATAGAGGGCATGGATATTTTGATTATCTCTAAGGAAACCCACGTGCCAGTTTCTTCAGGAGAGTCTGGGATGGTTGCTGTGCGAGGATCTTCGGTCTTTTCAGGATATTTGCAGGGAGATCCCCATCAAGGCTTTATTCTTCTTGGAGGGGAATATTGGTATTTGACTGGGGATATTGGTTATATAGGGGCTTCAGGAGATTTATTTCTTTTGGGGAGATTAAGCCGGTTTGTTAAGATTGGCGGGGAAATGGTGAGTTTGGAAGCTTTGGAGTGTATTTTGCGTGAAAGTTTGCCTGGAGCACTCATGCAAGAGCAAATTACCTTGGCAGTTTGTGAAGTCCCTGAAGATAAGGTCAAGCTTTGTCTGTTTACAACATTTCCTACGACTCTGCATGAAGTTAATGATGTGTTAAAAAACGCAGAAACAAGTAACATAGTAAAGATTTCTTACGTACATCAAGTTGAAAAGATTCCCTTGCTTGGTGTGGGTAAACCAGATTACGCGTCTTTACATGCTCTAGCAATCTCATTATTTGGGTAA
- a CDS encoding lysophospholipid acyltransferase family protein — protein MKRNIFRAICDHLYKTLIGVALKLRYKFKVQGLTSLQLDPKKGNLFLANHVAEIDPVILEYFLWPKCHLRPIAVEYLFCSPMVRWLLKSVRAVPIPQVVPGKSSKETVKQLNELYDYVTACIDHGESFLLYPSGRLSRNGQEEIGNQYSAHVLLQRVKSCNVFLVRISGLWGSVFSRYKRNSTPQLGHACKKAFFFLLRRAFFFMPKRLVKITVQQFDTQMLQSFTDRRDLNAFLASWFNQEDEILPVEVPYT, from the coding sequence ATGAAGCGAAATATTTTTCGGGCTATTTGCGATCACCTGTACAAAACCCTTATTGGTGTGGCTTTAAAATTACGCTATAAGTTTAAAGTCCAAGGTTTAACCTCACTGCAGTTAGATCCCAAAAAGGGGAATTTATTTTTAGCAAACCATGTTGCAGAGATTGATCCTGTAATTTTGGAGTACTTTCTTTGGCCCAAATGCCACCTTCGGCCCATCGCTGTAGAATATTTATTCTGTAGCCCTATGGTGCGGTGGTTACTCAAATCTGTGCGAGCGGTGCCCATACCTCAAGTTGTCCCTGGAAAATCTAGTAAGGAAACTGTCAAACAGTTAAACGAATTGTATGATTACGTTACAGCCTGTATTGATCATGGAGAGAGTTTTCTACTTTACCCCTCAGGGAGACTGTCAAGAAATGGTCAAGAAGAAATCGGTAATCAGTATTCTGCCCATGTGTTATTGCAAAGAGTCAAGAGTTGCAATGTATTTTTAGTGAGGATCTCTGGTTTGTGGGGGAGTGTATTTTCTCGTTACAAGCGAAATTCAACTCCACAGTTGGGGCATGCATGTAAAAAGGCCTTTTTCTTCTTACTACGTCGAGCGTTCTTTTTTATGCCCAAGCGTTTGGTTAAAATTACTGTGCAACAATTTGATACCCAGATGCTTCAGAGCTTCACAGATAGGCGAGATCTCAATGCATTTCTTGCTTCTTGGTTTAACCAGGAGGACGAGATTCTCCCAGTAGAAGTGCCCTATACATAA
- a CDS encoding inositol monophosphatase family protein: MWSHLPDYQSLAENVVTEIAIHLVHYQQRHSLMTVWEKPDNSFVTPADYGVQYFLKKQLRQAFPDIPFIGEEVLTLKEDAKKLPEILAFLRNFDPQVTEADLLNTLTPQQLPSSLFWLADPIDGTSGFIRKRSFAIALTLIHEGSPILAVMACPSYARNVTIYSAAKGLGLTIYRPGSTEKLPLNNKKPRAYRYCEASLAASNQQHYTTRLLGLSLPGTPQAFRTESQYKYALVAEGFADFFIRYPFVPTQARTWDHAPGAFLVEEAGGIVTDVFGEPLDYGRKDFVLDNHPIILASGSLEIHETILQVLQRDLHILPTLSSL; this comes from the coding sequence ATGTGGTCTCATTTACCTGACTACCAGTCTCTCGCAGAAAATGTGGTCACAGAAATTGCTATCCATCTCGTTCATTATCAACAAAGACACTCCCTAATGACGGTGTGGGAAAAGCCCGACAACTCGTTTGTTACTCCAGCAGATTATGGCGTACAATATTTCCTGAAAAAACAGCTAAGACAAGCTTTCCCCGACATTCCTTTTATTGGGGAGGAGGTCCTTACCCTTAAAGAAGACGCTAAAAAACTCCCTGAAATTCTAGCTTTCCTACGCAACTTTGATCCTCAAGTCACAGAAGCTGATCTACTTAACACCCTAACCCCTCAGCAACTTCCCTCATCCTTGTTCTGGCTCGCAGACCCAATTGATGGGACTTCAGGATTTATCCGAAAACGTTCTTTTGCTATAGCCCTCACCTTAATTCATGAAGGCTCCCCTATTTTGGCAGTAATGGCCTGTCCCTCCTATGCACGCAACGTAACTATCTATTCTGCAGCAAAAGGTCTTGGGCTAACTATTTATCGCCCTGGAAGCACAGAAAAGCTCCCCCTTAACAATAAAAAACCCCGAGCTTATCGTTACTGCGAAGCCTCCCTTGCTGCTAGCAACCAACAACACTACACAACCCGGTTGTTAGGGCTAAGTCTCCCAGGAACTCCTCAGGCCTTCCGAACAGAAAGCCAATACAAATATGCTTTAGTTGCGGAAGGGTTCGCAGACTTTTTTATCCGCTATCCCTTTGTCCCTACGCAAGCGCGCACTTGGGATCATGCTCCGGGGGCATTCCTTGTAGAAGAAGCCGGCGGCATAGTTACAGATGTCTTCGGCGAACCTTTAGATTATGGGAGAAAAGACTTTGTGTTAGACAACCATCCAATTATCCTAGCCTCTGGAAGTCTAGAAATTCATGAAACGATATTACAGGTGCTACAGCGCGACTTGCATATCCTCCCTACGCTCTCCTCTTTATGA
- a CDS encoding Glu/Leu/Phe/Val dehydrogenase family protein, whose protein sequence is MKYSLVFKDLEVADYERVLEVTCEEVGLHAIIALHQTVVGPALGGTRASVYNSFDDALTDALRLSRGMTYKSIICGAGTGGGKSVIILPASAPVLTDDMLRAFGQAVESLKGKYICAEDLGVSVREIAIIAEETSYVCGVDSISGNPSIYTAHGVFLCMQETARKLWGSSSLRQKKIAIQGVGSVGRLLLHSLFFAGAELYVSDIVEASVDFAVKLYGATPLSGEELFALDCDILSPCARGNVIRRDNVGSLHCKAIVGAANNILEDASIGAVLHERGIVYAPDYLANAGGLINVVSAVGSDYDPKAVLSRVEQLPKTLRELYSRCETLNKDTAELADLLVEERLAAHLS, encoded by the coding sequence ATGAAATACTCTCTAGTTTTTAAAGACTTAGAAGTTGCTGATTATGAGCGTGTTCTTGAGGTCACCTGTGAAGAAGTGGGGCTTCATGCGATTATTGCGCTTCATCAAACGGTGGTAGGCCCAGCTTTAGGGGGAACACGAGCTTCTGTATACAATTCTTTTGATGACGCATTGACAGATGCATTACGTTTATCTCGAGGCATGACATATAAGAGCATCATCTGTGGCGCAGGAACGGGAGGAGGGAAAAGTGTGATTATTCTTCCTGCTAGTGCTCCTGTATTGACAGATGATATGCTGAGAGCTTTTGGTCAGGCAGTGGAATCTTTAAAGGGGAAGTATATTTGTGCTGAGGACCTTGGCGTTTCTGTGCGAGAGATTGCTATTATCGCAGAAGAAACTTCCTATGTTTGTGGGGTCGATTCTATTAGCGGGAATCCTTCGATCTATACGGCTCATGGGGTGTTTTTATGTATGCAAGAAACAGCAAGGAAACTTTGGGGCTCTTCATCTTTAAGACAGAAGAAAATTGCCATTCAAGGCGTGGGTTCTGTAGGGAGACTGTTGTTGCACTCTCTGTTTTTTGCAGGAGCTGAGTTGTACGTTTCAGATATTGTCGAGGCTTCTGTAGATTTTGCCGTAAAACTCTATGGAGCGACACCTCTTTCTGGAGAAGAGCTCTTTGCTTTAGATTGTGATATTCTCTCCCCTTGCGCTCGAGGGAATGTGATCCGTAGAGATAACGTAGGCAGCTTGCATTGTAAGGCTATTGTTGGAGCAGCAAATAATATTTTAGAAGATGCATCTATAGGTGCAGTACTGCATGAGAGAGGCATCGTATATGCTCCTGATTATTTGGCTAACGCCGGGGGATTAATTAATGTGGTGTCTGCTGTAGGCAGTGATTATGATCCGAAAGCAGTACTATCTCGAGTAGAACAGCTTCCTAAAACCCTTAGAGAGTTGTATTCCCGATGTGAAACCTTAAATAAGGACACTGCAGAGCTTGCAGATCTTTTAGTAGAAGAGAGACTCGCTGCGCATCTTTCATAA
- a CDS encoding inorganic pyrophosphatase, translating into MCKPPLNIVHPWHGPTLTQDNYETLCCYIEITPEDSVKFELDKATGLLKVDRPQKFSNLCPCLYGLLPQTYCGEASGKYSGEQIRRDNIQGDKDPLDVCVLTEKKINQGNILLQARPIGGLRIIDSGEADDKIIAVLEDDLVFSEVNDVSDCPGTVLDMIQHYFLTYKATPESLIRGEAAKIEIIGIYGKKEAQRVIELAHEDYLAYIGKEYSVTTS; encoded by the coding sequence ATGTGTAAACCTCCTCTAAATATTGTCCATCCTTGGCACGGCCCTACACTAACTCAAGACAACTATGAAACTCTGTGTTGCTACATAGAAATTACCCCCGAAGACTCTGTAAAATTTGAATTAGATAAAGCTACAGGCCTCTTAAAAGTAGATCGTCCTCAAAAGTTTTCTAATCTCTGTCCGTGTCTTTATGGTTTATTACCTCAAACCTATTGTGGAGAAGCCTCTGGGAAATACAGCGGAGAGCAAATCCGCAGGGACAATATCCAAGGAGATAAAGATCCTTTGGATGTTTGTGTTCTTACGGAAAAAAAGATAAATCAAGGAAATATTTTACTTCAAGCTCGTCCAATTGGAGGCCTTCGTATTATTGACTCAGGAGAAGCTGATGATAAAATCATTGCGGTATTAGAGGATGATCTTGTCTTTTCTGAGGTTAATGATGTTTCGGATTGTCCAGGGACAGTTTTAGACATGATCCAGCACTACTTTTTAACCTATAAAGCAACTCCAGAAAGCCTTATCCGAGGAGAAGCTGCAAAAATAGAAATCATCGGGATTTACGGTAAAAAAGAAGCTCAAAGAGTTATTGAGCTAGCGCACGAAGATTACCTCGCCTACATCGGCAAAGAATATTCTGTAACCACCTCATAA
- a CDS encoding bis(5'-nucleosyl)-tetraphosphatase has product MMKAHYEYSFGIIPIKFFGTPDKDTLKACFICHTKGRHWGFPKGHPEDEEGPQEAAEREFIEETGLGIVKFFPKVFVNSYSFTNDNQEFVRKEVVYFLAEVQGEAHVDPVEICDLRWLSFQEGARLIAFPELQEISIDADKFINNYLFSS; this is encoded by the coding sequence ATGATGAAGGCACACTATGAGTATTCGTTTGGTATTATTCCAATAAAATTTTTTGGAACTCCGGATAAAGATACATTAAAAGCTTGTTTTATTTGTCACACGAAAGGGAGACATTGGGGGTTTCCTAAAGGGCATCCTGAAGACGAAGAGGGGCCTCAAGAGGCTGCAGAAAGGGAATTCATAGAAGAAACGGGCTTGGGTATTGTAAAATTTTTCCCAAAGGTTTTCGTAAATTCTTATTCTTTTACTAATGATAACCAAGAGTTTGTGCGGAAGGAAGTTGTATATTTCTTAGCTGAAGTCCAGGGCGAAGCACATGTTGATCCAGTGGAAATCTGTGATCTTCGTTGGCTATCTTTCCAGGAAGGAGCTCGTTTAATCGCTTTCCCTGAGTTGCAAGAGATTTCTATAGATGCCGATAAATTTATCAATAACTATCTTTTTTCTTCATAA
- the fabF gene encoding beta-ketoacyl-ACP synthase II yields the protein MSRKRVVVTGLGVVSCLGNEIDTFYDNLLAGVSGVKTITSFPCEDYATRFAGWVPEFNPEPYLDKKQARRVDPFITYTMVAAKKAIAMSRWDKEHLPADPLRCGAIIGSGMGGLATFDEGMERILVANKKVSPFFIPYIITNMAPALVAMDFGLMGPNFSISTACATSNYCIEAAYQHLISGRADMIVCGGSEAAVNRIGLEGFIANRALSERNDAPEKASRPWDRDRDGFVMGEGAGILVLETLENALRREAPIFAEMLGGYTTCDAFHITAPRDDGEGITACVLGALESAGIAKERVNYINAHGTSTPLGDISEVLAMKKAFGSHVKNLRMNSTKSLIGHCLGAAGGVEAIATIQAILTGRLHPTINLENPIAEIEDFDVVANKAQDWDIDVAMSNSFGFGGHNSTILFSRYEP from the coding sequence ATGAGTAGAAAACGAGTGGTTGTTACAGGATTAGGCGTAGTCTCATGCTTGGGCAATGAGATAGATACCTTTTATGATAATTTACTTGCAGGTGTCAGTGGTGTTAAAACAATTACTTCCTTCCCATGTGAAGACTATGCTACGCGATTTGCTGGTTGGGTCCCAGAGTTTAATCCAGAGCCTTATTTAGATAAAAAACAAGCTCGTCGTGTGGATCCTTTTATTACGTACACTATGGTTGCTGCGAAAAAAGCTATAGCGATGTCTCGATGGGACAAAGAGCACCTTCCTGCAGATCCTTTGCGTTGTGGAGCTATTATTGGCTCAGGAATGGGGGGATTAGCAACCTTTGATGAAGGGATGGAAAGGATTTTAGTCGCAAATAAAAAAGTATCTCCCTTTTTTATCCCTTACATTATTACCAATATGGCTCCCGCCTTAGTTGCAATGGATTTTGGACTAATGGGGCCAAATTTTTCTATATCCACAGCATGTGCAACCTCAAATTACTGCATAGAAGCTGCGTATCAGCACTTAATTTCAGGACGAGCAGATATGATTGTTTGTGGAGGTTCTGAAGCTGCTGTGAATCGTATAGGATTAGAAGGCTTTATTGCAAATCGTGCTTTGTCGGAAAGGAATGATGCCCCAGAGAAAGCATCTCGACCTTGGGATCGTGATCGTGATGGTTTTGTTATGGGAGAAGGAGCGGGAATCCTTGTCTTAGAGACCTTAGAGAATGCTTTGCGTCGAGAAGCTCCTATTTTTGCTGAGATGCTTGGAGGGTATACCACATGTGATGCCTTCCATATTACAGCACCTCGGGATGATGGAGAGGGCATTACAGCATGTGTACTTGGGGCATTAGAATCTGCTGGGATAGCAAAAGAGCGTGTGAATTATATCAATGCTCATGGGACTTCTACACCTCTTGGGGATATTTCTGAGGTTTTAGCTATGAAAAAGGCTTTTGGTAGTCATGTGAAGAATCTTCGTATGAACTCTACGAAGTCTTTAATTGGTCATTGTCTTGGAGCCGCAGGTGGAGTTGAAGCAATTGCAACGATTCAGGCAATTCTCACAGGGAGGCTTCATCCGACAATTAATTTAGAAAATCCTATTGCTGAAATAGAAGATTTTGATGTGGTTGCAAATAAAGCCCAAGATTGGGATATTGACGTGGCAATGTCGAATTCTTTTGGTTTCGGTGGACATAATTCAACGATATTATTTTCGAGGTATGAACCCTAA